The following coding sequences are from one Brienomyrus brachyistius isolate T26 chromosome 2, BBRACH_0.4, whole genome shotgun sequence window:
- the LOC125712295 gene encoding transcriptional activator MN1-like: MFGLEQFGSQINSRISSQGERNLNQSRLNMSSHYKGSGFHAAGPPGPVEPGMGPMNEPAMMGLNMNMNGEHYSYHPRGHSDMHGGGLQQQQSAMPSFFSNQQPHHSHPHSHHPHPHQHHPHFGGPFGGPDPGPSCLHGGRIMGYSGSGMGPQQGFAEGFDPLTEGQAGEAFAQQQQQPQQQQRSGNMPDFQHHGPPGGSHGVPAPCLPLDQSPNRAASFHGLPSASSSESHSLESRRLPPQGTVEGIDYSYPSEPPPGHFDVPVFSPSESEPQLPHYGGGRQVAAGTGGFPPGGTTMSRPPGMPGVSKAHQQQQPPPQPPQHGVFFERFGNGRKMPMGMEGGVGTRHPLVPPQQQQQQQQTGLLARQNSCPPGLPRPPQSDSGSSNPGMQDGGVMMPGQHNQFEYPIHRLENRNLHPYGDPMFNMQQQPPPNPSQQAANQRLQHFDGPYLSMAKRPRFDFPTGHNGENCGSWSGGGMHNPPGVENHLSPSAYPGLPGDFTPPVSDGFPSGPPLQHAGPEPQSLQQRQNAAMMIKQMASRNQQQRMRQPNLQQLGHHGDVGQGAMVHGGIPPTGFDRDGAGRMAGFEAQNAHMSQEGTWFPGSHQAGEMLPRRMGSATEVGPHDMGLQQGGAGMMFRPGVNGMGMQEPMRMPGDGHVQALHSPSMHPPFSSSMGSLNQMQSPGAGVGHPSAPSDRRSADFVAPPMGAQPAFSYANRQGASHSNPPGVNTSPGGYAPQSEFPPGQRSSVSKLGALSLGSFSKTSTKDNVFGQSCLAALSTACQNMIASLGAPNLNVTFNKKTQNENKRKLSQTEQDISGGNGAGAAGATAGSGPEYFQGGSSQSSQMPGGGNGNGKAASQSQTVQGEASALSPNYSMDATPGSEGKAATGSGRGRGRRKRDSGHVSPGIFFSSDSTNPVVSPSQQGQPAGMAERSGGTPSEKPLTSPAWGKGADLLLGEQPDLMSSLDSGIQSVAKSEGGSPHVDFPDDGGGGAGAGTHYGNEDEVSSSSDGGSKPSRSSLVGGSPKLQRGEHGLMNGQKALGLAMVNHTTSTPDSYGMSGGGGAGATHPGTPGMEQVRTPSSTAGQDEIHPLEILQAQIQLQRQQFSISEDQPLAMKGGKKADCGSQSGDGELSCCSPDAGKGSVSTIDLDSLMAEQHATWYVPSDKALMEGPEDEKAMALWDKTKGQSSSKEGADLSQTKGGAGSVAGGGAGGGSHLQCLSVHCTDELGEGKARGAPVSSWRSLHSDISNRFGTFVAALT, from the exons ATGTTTGGGCTGGAACAGTTTGGTTCCCAGATTAACAGCAGAATCTCCAGCCAAGGGGAGAGAAACCTAAACCAGTCTAGACTTAACATGAGCTCCCACTACAAGGGCTCCGGTTTTCATGCTGCGGGGCCCCCAGGACCTGTGGAGCCAGGCATGGGCCCCATGAATGAGCCGGCCATGATGGGGCTCAACATGAACATGAACGGGGAGCACTACAGCTACCACCCGAGGGGCCACTCTGACATGCACGGTGGAGGACTTCAGCAGCAGCAGTCTGCCATGCCCAGCTTCTTCAGCAACCAGCAACCTCACCACAGCCACCCGCACAGCCATCACCCgcatccccatcagcaccaccCGCACTTTGGGGGCCCGTTCGGAGGCCCAGATCCCGGGCCATCCTGCCTGCATGGGGGCAGGATCATGGGCTACAGCGGTAGCGGGATGGGTCCCCAGCAGGGCTTTGCGGAGGGCTTTGACCCGCTCACTGAGGGCCAGGCGGGAGAGGCCTTTGctcagcagcagcaacagccgcagcagcagcagcgatCAGGGAATATGCCTGACTTTCAGCACCATGGCCCCCCTGGAGGAAGTCACGGTGTTCCCGCCCCCTGCCTGCCCCTAGACCAGTCCCCAAACCGGGCCGCCTCCTTCCACGGCCTCCCTTCTGCCTCGTCGTCCGAGAGCCATAGCTTGGAATCCCGTCGCCTGCCCCCCCAGGGCACTGTGGAGGGAATAGACTACAGCTACCCCAGTGAGCCGCCCCCGGGGCACTTTGACGTGCCGGTGTTCTCCCCCTCTGAGTCTGAGCCCCAGCTACCCCATTACGGCGGTGGGCGGCAGGTGGCTGCAGGCACCGGGGGTTTCCCCCCCGGGGGCACCACCATGTCTCGGCCGCCTGGCATGCCCGGCGTCTCCAAGGCgcatcagcagcagcagcctcccccccaacccccccagcaCGGGGTTTTCTTTGAGAGGTTCGGCAATGGCCGCAAGATGCCCATGGGCATGGAGGGGGGCGTCGGCACCAGGCACCCGCTTGTACccccccagcagcagcagcagcagcagcagaccgGCTTGCTCGCCAGGCAGAACTCCTGTCCCCCGGGCCTCCCCCGCCCACCTCAATCTGACTCTGGGTCCTCAAACCCTGGCATGCAGGATGGGGGAGTCATGATGCCCGGCCAGCACAACCAGTTTGAGTATCCCATCCACAGACTGGAGAACAGGAACCTACACCCCTACGGAGACCCCATGTTTAATATGCaacagcagccccccccaaaCCCTTCCCAGCAAGCCGCTAATCAGAGGCTGCAGCACTTTGATGGGCCGTATCTGAGCATGGCCAAGAGGCCTCGCTTCGACTTCCCCACTGGCCACAATGGTGAGAACTGTGGCTCGTGGAGTGGAGGTGGCATGCACAACCCTCCGGGGGTGGAGAACCACCTCTCCCCCTCAGCCTACCCAGGCCTCCCCGGGGACTTTACCCCCCCAGTGTCAGACGGCTTCCCCTCAGGGCCCCCACTTCAGCATGCTGGCCCGGAGCCACAGTCACTGCAGCAGCGACAGAACGCCGCCATGATGATCAAGCAGATGGCCTCGCGGAACCAGCAACAGCGGATGAGGCAGCCCAACCTGCAGCAGCTGGGTCACCACGGGGATGTCGGACAGGGCGCCATGGTGCACGGGGGCATTCCCCCAACGGGCTTCGACCGGGACGGCGCCGGCCGGATGGCGGGCTTCGAGGCCCAGAACGCCCACATGTCTCAGGAGGGCACCTGGTTCCCTGGGTCGCACCAGGCGGGGGAGATGCTGCCGCGGAGGATGGGCAGCGCCACTGAGGTCGGTCCCCACGACATGGGCCTCCAGCAGGGCGGTGCCGGAATGATGTTCCGGCCTGGCGTCAATGGGATGGGCATGCAGGAGCCCATGCGGATGCCGGGAGATGGGCACGTTCAGGCCCTGCACTCCCCCAGCATGCACCCGCCGTTCAGCAGCAGCATGGGCAGTCTCAACCAGATGCAGTCACCAGGGGCTGGTGTGGGGCATCCCAGCGCCCCCTCTGATAGAAGGTCAGCTGACTTTGTGGCTCCCCCGATGGGGGCTCAGCCCGCCTTCTCATATGCTAACCGGCAGGGGGCTTCCCACAGCAATCCGCCCGGAgtgaacacctccccagggggcTATGCTCCTCAGTCAGAGTTCCCTCCGGGCCAGCGGTCCTCAGTGAGCAAGCTGGGGGCCCTCTCCCTCGGGAGCTTCAGCAAAACCAGCACCAAGGACAACGTGTTCGGCCAGAGCTGCCTGGCAGCCCTCTCTACAGCCTGCCAGAACATGATCGCCAGCCTCGGGGCCCCAAACCTCAATGTGACGTTCAACAAGAAGACCCAGAATGAAAATAAGCGTAAGCTCAGTCAGACAGAGCAGGACATCAGCGGCGGCAATGGCGCTGGGGCGGCGGGAGCCACGGCTGGCTCTGGGCCCGAATACTTCCAGGGCGGGTCGTCTCAGAGCAGCCAGATGCCTGGCGGTGGGAATGGTAACGGCAAGGCCGCCAGTCAGAGCCAGACAGTGCAGGGGGAAGCCAGTGCCCTCTCCCCAAACTACAGTATGGATGCTACCCCCGGGAGTGAGGGGAAAGCAGCAACAGGGAGTGGGAGAGGGAGGGGCAGGAGGAAAAGGGACAGCGGGCATGTGAGCCCGGGAATCTTTTTCTCCTCTGACAGCACTAACCCTGTTGTGAGTCCGAGCCAGCAGGGCCAGCCGGCCGGCATGGCCGAAAGAAGCGGGGGCACACCGAGCGAGAAGCCCCTGACGTCCCCTGCTTGGGGCAAAGGGGCCGACCTGCTGCTGGGCGAGCAGCCTGACCTCATGTCGTCGCTGGACAGCGGCATTCAGAGCGTGGCCAAGTCGGAGGGCGGCTCCCCGCACGTGGACTTCCCGGATGATGGTGGTGGCGGCGCGGGGGCAGGTACCCACTACGGCAACGAGGACGAGGTGTCCTCCAGCTCCGACGGCGGCTCCAAGCCCAGCCGCAGCTCGCTAGTAGGGGGGTCTCCCAAGCTGCAGAGGGGGGAGCACGGACTGATGAATGGACAGAAGGCACTGGGTCTGGCTATGGTGAACCACACTACCTCTACCCCTGACAGCTATGGCATGAGTGGCGGAGGGGGGGCCGGAGCGACACACCCAGGAACGCCCGGCATGGAGCAGGTCCGCACGCCCTCCAGTACTGCGGGCCAGGATGAGATCCACCCCCTGGAGATCCTGCAGGCCCAAATCCAGCTGCAGAGGCAGCAGTTCAGCATCTCCGAGGACCAGCCGCTGGCCATGAAGGGCGGCAAGAAGGCGGACTGTGGCAGCCAGAGCGGGGATGGCGAGCTCTCCTGCTGCAGCCCCGATGCCGGCAAAGGCTCTGTCAGCACTATTGACCTTGACAGCCTGATGGCGGAGCAGCATGCCACGTGGTATGTGCCCAGTGACAAGGCCCTGATGGAGGGACCCGAGGACGAGAAGGCCATGGCTCTGTGGGACAAGACGAAAGGCCAGAGCAGCAGCAAAGAAG GTGCAGACCTATCACAGACCAAGGGCGGGGCTGGCAGTGTGGCTGGAGGCGGAGCCGGCGGAGGGAGCCACCTGCAGTGCCTGTCAGTGCACTGCACGGACGAGCTGGGGGAGGGCAAGGCTCGGGGGGCGCCCGTGTCCTCATGGCGCTCGCTGCACTCCGATATCTCCAACCGCTTCGGCACCTTTGTGGCCGCCCTGACTTGA